Within the Aeromicrobium sp. Root236 genome, the region AGATCATGACGCCGGAGATCATCCGGGACTGACCGCGACGGCGGTCAGCCGGCGTCGGCGAGGTGCAGCGAGTGCTGGATCGCGAGGGCGTCGAACTGCCACGTGATCTCGCGGACGATGTCGACGATGTCGGGGTCCTCGGTCTGGATCGTGACGACGAGGTGACGGTTGTTGTTCCACCCGGGAGCGTCGATCGTGATGTCGGGGATGGCGCCCAATGCGGTCGACACAGTGGCGAATGCCTCGTCGCTGCTCATCTGCATGTTGAGTACGACTCGATGCACGTCCGACCTCCCTGTCTGGGCCCCCACATCAAGAACGACGAGGGCAGCCGGAAGTTAGGCGTGGGCAGCATCACGTCCCGCGTAGGCTGGTGGAGGCTGCGCCGGCGAGCCTCGCAGAGGCCCTCGGCCGGCCCCGAATCCGTCCACGACCTTCCAGGAGTTCTGCTTCATGAGCACTGTGCCCGCGATTGCCCTGAACAACGGTGTGTCCATCCCTCAGCTGGGATTCGGCGTCTACCAGGTGCCGCCCAAGGACACCAAGGACGCGACGCTGACGGCCCTCGAGGTCGGCTACCGGCACATCGACACCGCGGAGATGTATCGCAACGAGCGGGGTGTCGGTGAGGCTGTTCGGGAGTCCGGCCTCGACCGGTCCGAGGTGTTCGTCACGAGCAAGCTCAACAACGGGTTCCACGCGCACGACGACGCCATCGCGGCGTTCGAGGAGTCCCTCGATGTGCTGGGCTTCGACTACCTCGACCTGTTCTTGATCCACTGGCCGCTGCCGGGCATCGACATCGACTTCGTCGAGACCTGGAAGGCGCTCGAGGAGGTCTATCGCGACGGCCGGGCCAAGGCGATCGGCGTCTCCAACTTCCAGGCCAACCACATCCGTCGCCTCGTCCAGGAGACCGAGATCGTCCCCGCGGTCAACCAGATCGAGGTGCACCCCTACCTGACCAATGACGACGTGCGCGCGGTCAACGCCGAGCACGGCATCGCGACCGAGGCGTGGTCGCCGATCGCTCAGGGGCTCGTGCTGGACGACCCGGTCATCACGGGGATCGCTGCTGCGCACGGCAAGACGCCGGCGCAGGTCGTCCTTCGCTGGCACGTGCAGCGCGGCGACATCGTGTTCCCGAAGTCGGTCACCCGCAGCCGCGTCGAGGAGAACTTCGACCTGTTCGACTTCGAGCTGTCCGACTCCGACCTGGGCCTCATCACGGCACTCAACAAGGATCAGCGCACGGGGCCGAACCCGGACGAGTTCAACTGGATCCCCTGAGCGGTCAGGGCAGGGTCAGGATCTCCGCGCCGTCGGCGGTGACCAGCAGCGTGTGCTCGAACTGGGCCGTGCGCGACTTGTCCTGGGTCGTCGCGGTCCAGCCGTCGTCCCACAGGTCCCACTCGACGGACCCGAGCGTCAGCATCGGCTCGATCGTGAACGTCATGCCCTTCTCGATCACGGTGTCGTAGGACGGTTCGTCGTAGTGCGGGATGACGAGCCCGTCGTGGAACGCCGGCCCCACGCCGTGGCCCGTGAAGTCGCGGACCACGCCGTAGCCGAACCGCTTGGCGTACGACTCGATGACGCGGCCGATGACGTTGACCTCGCGGCCGGGCTTGACGGCGCGGATGGCTCGCATCGTGGCCTCGTGCGTACGTTCGACGAGCAGCCGTGACTCCTGGTCGACATCGCCCACGAGGTAGGTCTTGCTGTTGTCGCCGTGGACCCCGTCGACGTACGCCGTGATGTCGATGTTGACGATGTCGCCGTCCGCGAGTGGACGGTCGTCGGGGATGCCGTGGCAGATGACCTCGTTGACGCTGCTGCACAGCGACTTGGGGTAGCCGCGATAACCGAGCGTCGACGGGTAGGCGCCGTGCTCGACCAGGAACTCGTGGCCGATGCGGTCGAGCTCGTCGGTCGTGACGCCGGGGGCGATCGCAGCCTCGACCGCGTCGAGGGCCTGGGCCGCGATCCGGCCGGCGACCCGCATGGCCGCAATGGTCTCGGCGTCGCGCACCAACGGGCCTCGGTAGGGCAGGGGCGCGATCTGGCCGACGTACTCGGGACGCTCGATCGACGCAGGAACCGCACGCTCGGCAGACAGGCGGCCGGCAGTCAGGACAGTCACCCGCCGAGTCTAGAGAACGCACGCGAACGCCTGTTGGGGCAGGATGGAGGCATGAGCGACGGCAAGTTCTACTACTGCACCAAGCACAACACGGTCGAGGGCGAGGACGGCTGCCGTGCGGCCGATCGCCTCGGCCCGTACGACACGGCCGAGGAGGCCTCGCACGCCTACGAGATCGCGGCGGAGCGCACGAAGAACTGGGACAACGACCCCGACTGGAACGACGACGCCGAGC harbors:
- the map gene encoding type I methionyl aminopeptidase, which gives rise to MTVLTAGRLSAERAVPASIERPEYVGQIAPLPYRGPLVRDAETIAAMRVAGRIAAQALDAVEAAIAPGVTTDELDRIGHEFLVEHGAYPSTLGYRGYPKSLCSSVNEVICHGIPDDRPLADGDIVNIDITAYVDGVHGDNSKTYLVGDVDQESRLLVERTHEATMRAIRAVKPGREVNVIGRVIESYAKRFGYGVVRDFTGHGVGPAFHDGLVIPHYDEPSYDTVIEKGMTFTIEPMLTLGSVEWDLWDDGWTATTQDKSRTAQFEHTLLVTADGAEILTLP
- a CDS encoding aldo/keto reductase, yielding MSTVPAIALNNGVSIPQLGFGVYQVPPKDTKDATLTALEVGYRHIDTAEMYRNERGVGEAVRESGLDRSEVFVTSKLNNGFHAHDDAIAAFEESLDVLGFDYLDLFLIHWPLPGIDIDFVETWKALEEVYRDGRAKAIGVSNFQANHIRRLVQETEIVPAVNQIEVHPYLTNDDVRAVNAEHGIATEAWSPIAQGLVLDDPVITGIAAAHGKTPAQVVLRWHVQRGDIVFPKSVTRSRVEENFDLFDFELSDSDLGLITALNKDQRTGPNPDEFNWIP